CAACAAGGCCGCGGAGGGCGCTGGTGAAAAGCGAGCTGCATGCAGTGTGCACACGGTTGGGGCGCGAGGCGGAGATGGCTCCGGTGGTCTTCTCTTCTCCGCGTTGCTGCTTCTAGGCGGCCGCCTACTTCCACGGCCGCGCCGCCAACGGCATGACCGAGGGCTTCAGCGGCAAGGCTAAGCTGGTCAACCGCCGAGCCGCCGGCTACCGGAGCAACCACGTGGTCTGGGCACGCGATTTCGTCCAAGCCTACGACGTCCGGTTCCAGGAGATCGCGACGAAAATTCGGCGGCGCCTTCAAAGGCGTCGGCGTCCGGGTCGCGCGGACGGCACCGCACGCGCCCAACATGAACGCCGCCGAACGGTTCGTCGGCTCGATCCAGCCGCATGACACAGCGATCGCATTGGTAGGCACCACGGCGACGCCGCGCGAACGGCCGAGCTACCGACCGTCGTTGGCGGTCGCCGTCGACTTCTCGAGAACCGGCCCCTCGAACGCGCTCTTCAGACTCACGCCCATCGCGTCGAGGATCCGACTCGCCCGGTCGACGGTGACGCCGTGGTACTCGTTGCGCTCGTCGCGTGACACCTGCGATTCGTTCACGTCGAGGCGCTCGGCGAGCTGCCTCTGGGTGAGGCCAAGGGCGATGCGAAGCGCGACCAGCGTGCGCCCGAGCCCGTGAAGGTTCTCGAGCTCGCCGAGATCGCCGCGCTTCAGGCGCTCGTAGGCCTCTACCTCCTCCTCGAGCTGAAGATGAAAGGAACGGAGCGGGTCCATCGCCCGCTTGATCTCGGTCTTCGTCAGCCCCGTCTTGGCCAGCGCCACCCGGTGGTCGGATAGACGCTTTCGCTCGTCCGCCAGGCGCTGCACCGCCTCCTTGTATTCAGCCTCGTTGCGGATCATGGCGCTCCTCCAATCTTGATGATGCCCCTCGGCTTGCCGTCCGTACGAGAGAGGCGAAATGCCGAGGGAAACTCGAGCTCGTTGCCGAACGAATCCCGGATGCCCGAGAACTGTCCGTAGTGCGGGTAGAGCTCGACGCGATACTGGTGCCACATCGGCAGCTGCTTCTTCGGGTACCCGCGAAATGCGCGCCGCTCGGCGGGATCCCACGTCCAGACCTTGTGGGGGTCGAGCAGGTTGAGCTGGCGCTGCAGCTCGCCGCTCGCAAATGTTTTCAGGTCGCAGACGAAGTAGCCATCGATGTCGTTCGGATGATCTTTGTCCTCGACGAACGAACCGTCGGCGAAGATGTCGCGAACGCCGACCTGCCAGAGCTGCCGCACGAGCGTCGCGAGACTCTCGACCAGATATGCTCGCCACCGCGCGTCCCACGTGCCGGACCCCACGCCGTTTCCGGAGACCAGCGCCGACGCGCGAAGCTCGTCGAGCGTGAGCTCGTAGTCCCCCGCGGGAAGCAGGCCGTCGTCATCGAATACGGGGAGTGGGAGCACCCTACAAACGTAGCTAGCATAACAAATATGTCAAGCTTGACACGTGTCAAACACGACCGCAGATCTTCGTGCCCTTCTTCCTCGACACTACAACGAGGCGCGTCCTCTTCAGGCATTGCTCACGCAGCGGCCGGACATTGGCGAGGCGTCCCGACATGCCGTACGCCTTTGGATCGAATCGGAGGGCCACCGACGACTCTCGCTGCGATCGATCCTCGACCTGCCGAAGAAAACGTATCGGGCGCGCGTGGTTCCGATCGAGATCCCGTCCTTCGCGCTCGAGAAGGCAAACGTATTCTTCGTCGGCGGCGACCGCGTCCTCGTCGATCACGCGACGCGCGGTCGCTTCTGGTTCCCGGTCCATGATTGCGGGCTTACGAAGGGCGACGCGGTGGAGATCGGCGACTCCTTCGACACCGCGAAACACGCTCGTCGCAGTATCGAGTGGCCCGCCCGAGAGGATTCGCACGAGGCTGGCGGGAGCCAGCCTCGTGATCGACCAGTCCTCGAACCATGAAGTCGGTCGCCGTGAGGCCGCAACACATGTGCCCTTTGACCATGAAGCACAGCCCGCTGAACATCTTCTTCTCCGCGACGTCCCCGCGATCGGCGAGCGCAACGCGAACCCTGTCCGCGAATGGCTCGTTGTAGCTCATCGCGACGGCGAGCTTCTATTCGCGCCGGCGGACGACGAGGCTCGCGCACCGCCTGCCTGCGCCTGCTCCTCCACGTGGCGCTTCAGCCCGACGAAGAAGCCTTTGATGCCCGAGTCCCACTTCTTGCGGACCATGAGCGCGTCCATCACCTTGCCCAAAGGTCCGAACTTGAGCTCGTACTCCATTCGCTGACGGACAACGGTCTCGTCGCCCGCCTTCTCGAGGGTGTACGTATGCCGGAGCGACTTGACCGGGAGCGCGCACTCGTAGAGCTCGAAGCCGATTGTCTCTGCGGGCTGCCATGACGTAACGCGCTCGCGAAACCAGCCGCCCGGCGCCAGATCGCACTGCCTTGCGGCGCCAACGCCAGCAGGCGCTCCGTCGAGGATTTTCGCCAGGGTGACGCCTGGATCGTACTCGTGCAGGGCATCGAGCTTGCCCAGGACCGACCAGACGTCCTCTGGCGAGGCGTTGATTCGAATCGAGTTCTCCAGGACCGTCATGGCACACCCCTTCGTGACTTGTGTTTTGCAAGCTTGGGTGTAACAGTGTGCCTTGCGTTTTGCAAGTTTCACCAGAAGGACCGTTCGCCGTGCCCAAGCGCCGACCGCAGCCGAGTTCACACTGCCCCATCCACTTCGCCCTCGATATCTTCGGGGACGCCTGGAGCTTGCTCGTCGTGCGCGACCTCATGTTCAAGGGCAAGAGCAGCTACAGGGAGTTGCTTGCGTCTGATGAACACATCTCGACGAACATCCTGGCGGAACGTCTAGAGCGACTCGAAGCGCACGGGATCATCACCAAGGACGTCATCCACACCGCGGCGGCACGCACGCGCTACACGCTCACTCCGAAGGGCGTGGATCTCATGCCCATGCTCCTCGAGATGATCGCCTGGAGCGCCCGCTACGATGCGAAGACCGCTGCGCCGCGAGGCTTCGCGCGACGCGTCCGCACGGATCGCGACGCGCTCGTCCGCGAGCTCAGGGCTCAACTCCACGAGAGAGAGACGTGACCGCGCTGCGCGTGCCTATCGTCAGATGCGTGGACGGCCGAAGCATCGCGCTAGGCGCGGGCTTCCGGAGCGCCCGGCGCGGCGGCCCTCCAGAAAAATGCACGAGGCAGTGTCCAAGACGCGTCCGCTCGGGCGTCATAGTGTGTCGATCGCGTTGACCGACCCAACCGCAGAAGGAGCAAA
This genomic stretch from Myxococcales bacterium harbors:
- a CDS encoding helix-turn-helix domain-containing protein encodes the protein MIRNEAEYKEAVQRLADERKRLSDHRVALAKTGLTKTEIKRAMDPLRSFHLQLEEEVEAYERLKRGDLGELENLHGLGRTLVALRIALGLTQRQLAERLDVNESQVSRDERNEYHGVTVDRASRILDAMGVSLKSAFEGPVLEKSTATANDGR
- a CDS encoding TfoX/Sxy family protein; translated protein: MSYNEPFADRVRVALADRGDVAEKKMFSGLCFMVKGHMCCGLTATDFMVRGLVDHEAGSRQPRANPLGRATRYCDERVSRCRRSRRSPPRRPS
- a CDS encoding SRPBCC family protein translates to MTVLENSIRINASPEDVWSVLGKLDALHEYDPGVTLAKILDGAPAGVGAARQCDLAPGGWFRERVTSWQPAETIGFELYECALPVKSLRHTYTLEKAGDETVVRQRMEYELKFGPLGKVMDALMVRKKWDSGIKGFFVGLKRHVEEQAQAGGARASSSAGANRSSPSR
- a CDS encoding helix-turn-helix transcriptional regulator, which encodes MFKGKSSYRELLASDEHISTNILAERLERLEAHGIITKDVIHTAAARTRYTLTPKGVDLMPMLLEMIAWSARYDAKTAAPRGFARRVRTDRDALVRELRAQLHERET